One window of the Nitrospira sp. genome contains the following:
- a CDS encoding M20/M25/M40 family metallo-hydrolase has product MPVNKPQLKKYIADSRPRFEDLLGQLVEVPSISMDPARAGEMPRAATLAVQYLKSLSADAQVVETGGYPIISGGWTTGADYPTVTIYNHLDVQPAQEPEWKESPFAFRKDNGIYHGRGATDDKGPALSALLGARYAIEQGVPINIRFLWELEEEIGSPHFSAGLKNHIAIPRPDSVVVSDTIWIAKGKPAMPYGLRGLIGARLTLKTGTKDAHSGVTGGAARNPLAELMEIVHACVDAKTGKVKIPGFYNDVVEPTKAEIKSFLKSGFRVSKFKQAYGFQTLRTQDPAEIMRRIWAAPTFEVHGLAGGYQGPGVKTVVPGHGELKVSMRLVPNQTPEKAFALLKKFVAKLNPNVKVEAEGMLQPFQGLFEGPYVDAVKRAAKAGFGKEPAFIREGGSIGAVVTMQKAWKVPILFMGLSLPEHGYHAPNEYFDWGQASSGMTAFAHYFEELAKMGKT; this is encoded by the coding sequence ATGCCGGTGAATAAGCCGCAGCTCAAGAAATATATTGCGGACAGCCGCCCGCGATTTGAAGATCTTTTGGGGCAATTGGTCGAAGTGCCGTCTATCAGCATGGATCCGGCCCGGGCGGGGGAGATGCCGCGTGCCGCGACGCTGGCCGTGCAATATTTGAAGAGTCTTAGCGCCGACGCGCAAGTCGTCGAAACGGGCGGCTATCCGATCATTTCCGGAGGCTGGACAACGGGAGCCGACTACCCGACCGTCACAATCTACAACCATCTCGACGTGCAGCCGGCGCAGGAGCCGGAATGGAAAGAATCGCCCTTCGCGTTCCGCAAAGACAACGGCATCTATCATGGCCGCGGCGCGACAGACGACAAAGGTCCGGCGCTGTCGGCATTGCTCGGAGCCCGTTATGCGATCGAACAGGGCGTTCCGATCAACATTCGCTTTTTATGGGAGCTGGAAGAAGAGATCGGCAGTCCGCATTTCTCCGCTGGTCTCAAAAATCATATCGCGATTCCACGGCCCGACTCCGTCGTGGTGTCGGATACGATTTGGATCGCCAAAGGCAAACCGGCCATGCCCTACGGGCTGCGCGGATTGATCGGCGCGCGCCTGACCCTCAAGACGGGAACGAAGGATGCCCATTCGGGTGTGACGGGTGGAGCGGCTCGAAATCCACTGGCTGAGCTCATGGAAATTGTCCATGCCTGCGTGGATGCCAAGACCGGCAAGGTGAAGATCCCCGGATTCTACAACGACGTGGTCGAGCCCACGAAGGCGGAGATCAAGAGCTTTCTCAAGTCAGGCTTCCGAGTCTCCAAGTTCAAACAGGCCTACGGGTTTCAAACACTGCGCACGCAGGATCCTGCCGAGATCATGCGTCGCATCTGGGCGGCGCCGACCTTTGAAGTACATGGGCTGGCCGGCGGCTATCAGGGCCCCGGGGTCAAGACCGTCGTGCCGGGTCACGGAGAACTGAAAGTCAGCATGCGGTTGGTGCCCAATCAGACGCCCGAGAAGGCCTTTGCGCTGCTGAAGAAATTTGTCGCCAAGCTGAATCCCAACGTCAAGGTCGAGGCGGAGGGCATGTTGCAGCCGTTCCAGGGACTCTTTGAAGGGCCTTATGTCGATGCCGTGAAGCGGGCGGCGAAGGCGGGGTTCGGCAAAGAGCCTGCATTCATTCGCGAAGGGGGATCGATCGGAGCCGTGGTGACGATGCAAAAGGCCTGGAAGGTGCCGATCCTCTTCATGGGCCTCAGCCTCCCCGAGCATGGCTATCATGCGCCGAACGAATACTTCGATTGGGGTCAGGCCTCCAGCGGCATGACCGCCTTCGCGCACTACTTCGAAGAATTAGCGAAGATGGGGAAGACGTAG
- a CDS encoding NAD(P)-dependent oxidoreductase — MPNAVHPSHTTIGWIGTGVMGVSMCGHLQQAGYPVTVFSRTRAKAQPLLDRGALWADHPRGVAEQSTVIITMVGFPRDVREVYFGAEGVLAGARPGSILIDMTTTEPTLSREIAAAASAKGLQAIDAPVSGGDVGARNATLSIMTGGNRETVECLRPLFECLGKKMVYQGGPGAGQHAKLCNQIVIAGTMVGVCESLLYGFKAGLDLTQMLESIRGGAAACWTLDNLAPRILLRNFDPGFFVEHFVKDMGIALDEATRMNLTLPGLTLVRGLYQRAQALGQGRSGTHALMLALEELSHTVMPSTRPERIP, encoded by the coding sequence ATGCCGAACGCTGTCCATCCCTCTCATACCACCATCGGCTGGATCGGCACCGGCGTGATGGGTGTTTCGATGTGCGGCCATTTGCAACAGGCCGGCTATCCCGTCACCGTCTTTTCCCGCACGAGGGCCAAGGCTCAACCGCTCCTTGACCGCGGGGCGCTCTGGGCGGATCATCCGCGCGGCGTCGCCGAACAATCGACGGTCATCATCACGATGGTCGGATTTCCTCGCGATGTACGGGAAGTCTACTTTGGTGCTGAGGGAGTTCTGGCGGGAGCCAGACCTGGCTCAATCCTGATCGATATGACCACGACCGAGCCGACCTTGAGTCGGGAGATCGCGGCCGCCGCGTCAGCCAAAGGACTCCAGGCGATCGACGCGCCGGTCTCAGGCGGGGATGTCGGTGCCAGAAACGCGACCCTCTCCATCATGACAGGCGGGAATCGTGAAACGGTGGAATGCCTGCGTCCGCTCTTCGAATGCTTGGGCAAAAAGATGGTCTATCAGGGCGGGCCGGGAGCCGGACAACATGCGAAGCTCTGCAATCAAATCGTGATCGCCGGGACGATGGTGGGAGTGTGTGAAAGTTTGCTGTACGGATTCAAGGCGGGACTTGATCTGACGCAGATGCTCGAGTCGATCCGCGGAGGCGCCGCCGCCTGTTGGACGTTGGATAACCTGGCCCCCAGAATCCTACTGCGCAACTTCGACCCCGGATTCTTCGTCGAGCACTTCGTGAAAGACATGGGCATTGCGCTGGACGAGGCCACACGCATGAACCTCACGTTGCCCGGGCTGACATTGGTGCGTGGGCTCTATCAACGGGCGCAGGCGCTCGGCCAAGGCCGGAGTGGAACCCATGCGCTCATGCTCGCGCTGGAGGAACTGTCCCACACCGTAATGCCATCGACTCGTCCGGAAAGGATTCCATGA